From Myotis daubentonii chromosome 7, mMyoDau2.1, whole genome shotgun sequence, a single genomic window includes:
- the DLX1 gene encoding homeobox protein DLX-1, whose product MTMTTMPESLNSPVSGKAVFMEFGPPNQQMSPSPMSHGHYSMHCLHSAGHSQPDGAYSSASSFSRPLGYPYVNSVSSHASSPYISSVQSYPGSASLAQSRLEDPGADSEKSTVVEGGEVRFNGKGKKIRKPRTIYSSLQLQALNRRFQQTQYLALPERAELAASLGLTQTQVKIWFQNKRSKFKKLMKQGGAALEGSALANGRALSAGSPPVPPGWNPNSSSGKGSGSSTGSYIPSYTSWYPSAHQEAMQQPQLM is encoded by the exons ATGACCATGACCACCATGCCAGAAAGTCTCAACAGCCCCGTGTCGGGCAAGGCGGTGTTTATGGAGTTTGGGCCGCCCAACCAGCAAATGTCTCCTTCTCCCATGTCCCACGGGCACTACTCCATGCACTGTTTACACTCGGCGGGCCATTCGCAGCCCGACGGCGCCTACAGCTCGGCCTCGTCTTTCTCCCGACCGCTGGGCTACCCCTACGTCAACTCGGTCAGCAGCCACGCGTCCAGCCCCTACATCAGTTCCGTGCAGTCCTACCCAGGCAGCGCCAGCCTCGCCCAGAGCCGCCTGGAGGATCCAG GGGCCGACTCGGAGAAGAGCACCGTGGTGGAAGGCGGTGAGGTGCGCTTCAATGGCAAGGGGAAAAAGATTCGCAAACCCAGGACCATTTACTCCAGTTTGCAGTTGCAGGCTTTGAACCGGAGGTTCCAGCAAACTCAGTACCTAGCTCTGCCCGAGAGGGCGGAGCTCGCGGCCTCCTTGGGACTCACGCAGACGCAG GTCAAGATCTGGTTCCAGAACAAGCGCTCCAAGTTCAAGAAGCTGATGAAGCAGGGCGGGGCGGCTCTGGAGGGGAGCGCGCTAGCCAACGGCCGGGCGCTCTCTGCCGGCTCCCCGCCGGTGCCGCCTGGCTggaaccccaactcctcatccgGAAAGGGCTCGGGCAGCAGCACGGGCTCCTACATCCCCAGCTACACGTCATGGTACCCCTCGGCACACCAAGAAGCTATGCAGCAACCCCAACTCATGTGA
- the METAP1D gene encoding methionine aminopeptidase 1D, mitochondrial isoform X5: MTTEEIDALVHQEIISHDAYPSPLGYGGFPKSVCTSVNNVLCHGIPDSRPLQDGDIINIDVTVYYNGYHGDTSETFLVGNVDECGRKLVAVARRCRDEAIAACRAGAPFSVIGNTISHITHQNGLQVCSHFVGHGIGSYFHGHPEIWHHANDSDLLMEEGMAFTIEPIITEGSPEFKVLEDAWTVVSLDNQRSAQFEHTVVITSEGAQILTKLPHEA, from the exons ATGACAACTGAAGAGATAGATGCTCTTGTTCATCAGGAAATCATCAGTCATGATGCCTATCCCTCACCTCTAGGCTATGGAGGCTTTCCAAAATCTGTTTGTACCTCTGTAAACAACGTGCTATGTCATGGTATTCCTGACAG CCGACCTCTTCAGGATGGAGATATTATCAACATTGATGTCACG GTCTATTACAACGGCTACCATGGAGACACCTCTGAAACGTTCTTGGTGGGCAATGTGGATGAATGTGGTAGAAAGTTAGTGGCGGTTGCCAGGAGGTGTAGAGATGAAGCCATTGCAGCTTGCAGAGCAGGGGCTCCCTTCTCAGTAATTGGAAACACAATCAG CCACATTACTCATCAGAATGGTTTGCAAGTCTGTTCACATTTTGTGGGACATGGGATAGGATCTTACTTTCATGGACATCCAGAAATTTGGCATCACG CAAATGACAGCGATCTACTCATGGAGGAGGGAATGGCCTTCACCATAG AGCCAATCATAACCGAGGGATCCCCCGAATTTAAAGTCCTGGAGGATGCGTGGACTGTGGTCTCCCTGGACAATCAAAG GTCCGCCCAGTTCGAGCACACAGTGGTCATCACGTCGGAGGGCGCTCAGATCCTGACCAAACTGCCCCACGAGGCCTGA